In one Winogradskyella sp. MH6 genomic region, the following are encoded:
- a CDS encoding DMT family transporter has product MKNPNIKWIYLLILSVIWGSSFILIKKSLLGLTPFQLGALRTIFTGVILLLAGFYHLKHVPKSKWKWLLLSGLLGSFFPAFLFAIAETEIDSAVASILNSLVPLNTIILGFAVFKIVSTKRQIIGVIVGFIGTAILILKGSELNPNQNYLYAGFVIASTLMYAANVNIIKRYLQDVKPLAIAAGNYAFIIIPALIVLLFSGFFTSERLNHPDLVKSLGFVAILSVFGTAIAKVVFNKLVQISTPVFASSVTYIIPVTALIWGILDGESFSLIQGLAALLILVGVYLSHKRKA; this is encoded by the coding sequence ATGAAAAACCCTAACATAAAATGGATTTACCTCCTCATCCTTTCCGTTATTTGGGGAAGTTCATTTATTCTTATTAAAAAATCGTTATTAGGGCTTACCCCTTTTCAACTAGGCGCTTTAAGAACTATTTTTACAGGAGTAATTTTATTATTGGCAGGGTTTTATCATTTAAAACATGTCCCAAAATCTAAATGGAAGTGGCTTCTTTTGTCTGGTTTGCTAGGCTCTTTCTTTCCTGCTTTCCTCTTTGCTATTGCAGAAACTGAAATTGATAGTGCTGTTGCTTCAATCTTAAATTCGTTAGTGCCCTTAAATACAATAATCCTTGGCTTTGCTGTTTTTAAAATTGTATCTACAAAACGACAAATTATAGGTGTAATTGTCGGATTTATAGGTACTGCCATTTTAATTTTAAAAGGTTCTGAACTTAACCCAAATCAAAATTATCTGTATGCTGGTTTTGTTATTGCTTCTACACTTATGTATGCTGCAAACGTCAATATTATAAAACGCTATCTACAAGATGTAAAGCCTTTAGCTATTGCTGCAGGTAACTATGCTTTTATTATAATACCAGCATTAATTGTATTACTGTTTTCTGGATTTTTTACTTCAGAACGATTAAACCATCCTGATTTGGTTAAGTCATTAGGTTTTGTAGCCATTCTTTCTGTTTTTGGCACAGCCATAGCTAAAGTAGTTTTTAATAAGCTCGTACAAATATCTACTCCTGTTTTTGCGTCTTCTGTAACTTATATTATTCCTGTAACCGCATTAATTTGGGGAATTTTGGATGGTGAATCTTTTAGTCTTATTCAAGGGTTGGCAGCGCTTCTAATCTTAGTTGGAGTCTATTTATCACATAAACGTAAAGCATAA
- a CDS encoding M16 family metallopeptidase, with amino-acid sequence MKTKISAFVVLFLMAVGAVNAQIDRSKQPKPGPSPKITLEKPGEFKLKNGIEVLVVENHKLPRVSISLRIDNKPIAEGNKAGVSSILGAMLGNGTTTIPKDEFNDEIDFLGARLSFGSQSAYASSLSKYSDRIIELMADAAINPLLTKEEFEKEKEKLIESLKSDKKSVDAVASRVGSALSYGVKHPYGEFVTEETVNNIEFGDVLAFYEKYFNPNNAYLVIVGDVEMGDVKRKIKDYFGKWEKSAGVETTIPAPMQNAQYTQINFVDMPNAVQSNISLTNNVDFKMNDEDYHAVLIANKILGGGFGSYLNMNLREEHGYTYGARTSISPSRYGASRFTAGAAVRNMVTDSAVVETLKEINRIKTEPVETKDLENAKAKYVGDFILDLESPRTIANYALNIKLNNLPEDFYSTYLAKINAVTKEDVMRVANKHFRPENARIVVVGKGSDVIENLEKTGIPIKYYDAYANATEKPVFSKPLPEGLTAETVIKNYVKAIGGEENLRKVNTTLVKAEMTIPGAPFKPIATTKQMAPNKFKMEVVAEGMGTLMKQNFDGTNGYMEQQGRKIPMEDKELSSRKSNKGLFEELYMESSTIELESITMVEGKDAYKIKETKDDTTSYRYYDVETGYLIRTESTTEAQGQSITTVVDYSNYKEVDGVMMPYTMKVTAGPQAFTFETTEVKINEGVTAEDFN; translated from the coding sequence ATGAAAACTAAAATATCAGCATTTGTTGTATTGTTTTTAATGGCAGTAGGTGCGGTAAATGCGCAAATAGATAGATCTAAACAACCAAAACCAGGTCCTTCTCCAAAGATTACGTTAGAAAAACCAGGTGAATTTAAGTTAAAAAACGGTATCGAAGTTTTAGTAGTAGAGAACCATAAATTACCAAGAGTTTCTATCTCTTTAAGAATTGATAACAAACCAATTGCCGAAGGAAATAAAGCTGGTGTATCTAGTATTCTAGGTGCTATGTTAGGAAACGGAACCACTACAATACCTAAAGATGAATTTAATGATGAAATCGATTTTTTAGGAGCTAGATTAAGTTTTGGTTCTCAAAGTGCCTATGCAAGCTCACTTTCAAAATATTCTGATAGAATAATTGAGTTAATGGCAGATGCGGCAATAAACCCATTATTAACTAAAGAGGAATTTGAGAAGGAAAAAGAGAAGCTTATCGAAAGTCTTAAATCAGACAAAAAGAGTGTTGATGCCGTAGCAAGTAGAGTTGGTTCTGCGTTGTCTTATGGTGTAAAGCATCCTTACGGAGAGTTTGTTACAGAAGAAACAGTAAACAATATTGAGTTTGGTGATGTTTTAGCATTTTATGAAAAATACTTTAATCCTAACAATGCCTATTTAGTTATAGTTGGAGATGTTGAAATGGGTGATGTTAAACGAAAAATAAAAGACTATTTTGGTAAGTGGGAAAAATCTGCAGGAGTAGAAACTACAATACCAGCACCAATGCAAAATGCACAATACACACAAATTAATTTTGTGGATATGCCAAATGCTGTACAGTCTAATATTTCTTTGACAAACAATGTAGATTTTAAAATGAATGACGAAGATTACCATGCAGTTTTAATCGCAAATAAAATTTTAGGTGGTGGTTTTGGTAGTTATTTAAATATGAATCTTCGTGAAGAGCACGGTTATACTTACGGAGCTCGTACAAGTATAAGTCCAAGTAGATATGGTGCGTCTCGTTTTACAGCTGGTGCAGCAGTTAGAAATATGGTAACAGATAGCGCAGTTGTAGAAACACTAAAGGAAATTAATAGAATTAAAACGGAACCAGTAGAAACCAAAGATTTAGAAAATGCTAAAGCTAAATATGTTGGTGATTTTATTCTAGATTTAGAAAGCCCGAGAACTATTGCAAACTATGCTTTAAATATCAAATTAAACAATTTACCAGAAGACTTTTATTCTACGTATTTAGCTAAGATTAACGCTGTTACTAAAGAAGATGTTATGCGTGTAGCTAACAAACACTTTAGACCAGAAAATGCACGTATAGTGGTTGTTGGTAAAGGAAGTGATGTGATAGAAAATCTTGAAAAAACAGGAATTCCTATTAAGTATTACGATGCTTATGCAAATGCTACAGAAAAACCAGTTTTTTCTAAGCCATTACCAGAAGGTTTAACAGCAGAGACTGTTATTAAAAACTATGTTAAGGCCATTGGAGGTGAAGAAAACCTTAGAAAGGTTAATACTACTTTGGTCAAAGCAGAGATGACTATTCCAGGGGCGCCATTTAAGCCTATTGCTACTACGAAGCAAATGGCACCAAACAAATTTAAAATGGAAGTTGTTGCAGAAGGTATGGGAACCTTAATGAAACAAAACTTCGATGGAACTAATGGTTACATGGAACAACAAGGAAGAAAGATACCTATGGAAGATAAAGAACTATCTTCTAGAAAGTCTAATAAGGGTCTTTTTGAGGAATTGTATATGGAATCTTCAACTATAGAGTTAGAAAGCATTACAATGGTTGAAGGAAAAGACGCATACAAAATAAAAGAAACTAAGGACGATACAACGTCTTACAGATATTACGATGTAGAAACAGGTTACTTAATAAGAACAGAATCTACGACTGAGGCTCAAGGACAGTCTATAACAACAGTTGTAGATTACTCTAACTACAAAGAAGTAGATGGTGTAATGATGCCGTATACTATGAAAGTTACTGCAGGTCCACAAGCGTTTACTTTTGAGACTACAGAAGTAAAAATAAACGAAGGAGTAACAGCAGAAGATTTTAATTAA
- a CDS encoding M16 family metallopeptidase, translating to MRKSLFTLALLLFVGSFANAQQVEFEEYDLDNGMHVILHQDNSAPVVTVSVMYHVGAKDENPERTGFAHFFEHLLFEGTENIPRGEWFNIVTSNGGSNNANTTDDRTYYYEVFPSNSVELGLWMESERLMHPVINQIGVDTQNEVVKEEKRLRVDNQPYGNLLAEVKKRMFKVHPYRWATIGSMDHLDAATLEEFQAFNKKFYVPNNAVLVVAGDIDKPQVKKMIQDYFGPIPRGEEIKRDLPKEAPITESMRDKTYDPNIQIPAVIAAYRTPSFKSRDAYVLDMISSYLSGGKSSVLYKKMVDEQKQALAVQAVNISQEDYGIYALFALPLGDVSLDTLITEMDEEIVKIQEELISERDYEKLQNQFENQFVNSNSSIEGIANSLARYYMLYENVNLINNEIDIYRSITREEMRDVAKKYLNPNQRIILEYLPKKDDQ from the coding sequence GCATCAGGATAATTCAGCTCCTGTAGTCACAGTATCTGTAATGTATCATGTAGGTGCAAAAGATGAAAACCCTGAGCGTACAGGTTTTGCTCACTTTTTTGAGCATTTATTATTTGAAGGAACTGAAAACATCCCTCGTGGGGAATGGTTTAATATTGTAACATCAAACGGTGGTAGCAACAATGCAAATACTACAGATGACAGAACATACTATTACGAAGTATTTCCTTCTAACAGTGTAGAGTTAGGATTATGGATGGAGTCTGAAAGATTAATGCATCCAGTAATTAATCAAATAGGTGTTGATACTCAAAACGAAGTTGTTAAAGAAGAAAAACGCCTTCGTGTAGATAACCAACCTTATGGTAACTTGTTGGCTGAGGTTAAGAAGCGCATGTTTAAGGTACACCCTTACAGATGGGCTACAATTGGTTCTATGGATCACTTAGATGCTGCAACTTTAGAAGAATTTCAGGCATTCAATAAAAAATTCTATGTACCAAATAATGCTGTGTTAGTTGTTGCTGGTGATATTGATAAGCCACAGGTTAAGAAAATGATTCAGGATTATTTTGGACCAATTCCAAGAGGTGAGGAAATTAAAAGAGATCTTCCAAAAGAAGCGCCTATTACTGAGTCTATGAGAGATAAGACTTACGATCCAAATATTCAAATACCTGCAGTAATAGCTGCTTATAGAACACCATCTTTTAAAAGTAGAGATGCCTATGTTTTAGATATGATCTCTAGCTACTTAAGTGGAGGGAAAAGCTCTGTTTTGTACAAGAAAATGGTAGATGAGCAAAAGCAGGCCTTAGCTGTTCAGGCTGTTAATATTAGCCAAGAGGATTATGGTATCTATGCATTATTTGCTCTACCATTGGGAGATGTGTCTTTAGATACATTAATTACTGAGATGGATGAGGAAATTGTAAAAATCCAAGAAGAGTTAATCTCTGAGCGCGATTATGAAAAACTTCAAAATCAGTTTGAGAACCAATTTGTAAATTCAAATTCTAGTATAGAAGGAATTGCTAACTCTTTAGCGAGATATTATATGCTATATGAAAATGTAAATTTAATCAACAATGAAATAGACATCTATCGCTCTATTACAAGAGAAGAAATGAGAGACGTTGCTAAGAAGTATTTAAACCCTAATCAACGCATAATCTTAGAGTACTTACCAAAGAAAGATGATCAATAA
- a CDS encoding carboxypeptidase regulatory-like domain-containing protein, whose amino-acid sequence MIKGSVKDATSLEPIPDVTITIEETQQSTLTDGLGEFTFSSNVPLGEQVLRISKPGYVTKRYPIIVNEGQTVNITDMTLEVDLASSEDLFTITLSDDELNDDTSGADNISGLLASSMDIFQRTAAFEFSSSFFRVRGLDSDNGSVLINGIEMNKVYNGRPQWSNWGGLNDVVRNQVLTSGLTPSEYNFGGVLGTTNIIARASSYRKGGRVTYSSSNRSYTNRVMASYASGLLDGGWSYAFMASRRWGNEGYQDATLYDANSFFATVEKKFNDKHSLNFTSIYAPNRRGKSSPNTQEVYDLKGIKYNEYWGYLDGDKKNSRIKETEEPILMLNHYWDINSRTSLNTNVAYQWGKLGNSRLDFPGGANPSPAYYQKLPSYFLADSDGPDYENAYIAEQEFINNGQIDWNRIIDANLTNNIDGSYAAYALYEDRSDDSQVTVNTILNTELTDNIVLNASVNYKSLKSENFAEIIDLLGSNTGVLNVDSFDGFQFDMNNPDQVAFEGDKYRYNYNLYADIISGYAQGVFKYNKVDFYLAGSVTKTDYYRDGLYRNEANANNSYGKGGEVDFTGFGAKAGFTYKISGKHLIDVNGGYITRAPSLRNTYSNARANHDVVGVVNGVNITGQDITEEKITSFDASYIFRSPIVNARLTGFYTKTEDANEISFYYADGIGGFLDDQGNVQTNNLVSEVLQGVDKKHIGAELGIEAQVTPTIKLKGAASYGQYTYDNNPNLYISANDQAAFYGESNLKDYKVAGGPQKAYSIGFEYRDPDYWWFGATANFFDETYVDVSPLLRTSSFYTEPTDGLPMNDYNPEIARELLKQEEFGNYMVVNLIGGKSWKINDYFIGFFASVGNILDKQYRTGGFEQGRNANYRELLEDNSNPKRRFGPKYWYGRGANYFLNVYFRF is encoded by the coding sequence ATGATTAAAGGTAGTGTGAAGGATGCAACTTCGTTAGAACCAATTCCAGATGTAACAATAACAATTGAAGAAACCCAGCAGTCTACACTTACAGATGGTTTGGGTGAATTTACTTTTTCTAGCAATGTTCCTTTAGGCGAACAAGTATTAAGAATATCAAAACCTGGATATGTTACCAAACGTTACCCAATCATTGTAAATGAAGGGCAAACAGTTAACATTACAGACATGACTTTGGAAGTTGACTTAGCTAGTAGTGAGGATTTATTTACAATCACATTATCTGATGATGAATTGAATGATGACACTAGTGGAGCAGACAACATTTCGGGATTACTTGCCTCTTCTATGGATATTTTTCAAAGAACTGCAGCTTTTGAATTTAGCTCTTCATTCTTTAGAGTAAGAGGTCTAGACTCCGACAATGGTTCTGTTTTAATTAACGGAATTGAAATGAACAAAGTATACAACGGAAGACCTCAATGGAGTAACTGGGGAGGTTTAAATGATGTTGTAAGAAATCAGGTTTTAACTTCTGGTTTAACACCTTCTGAATACAATTTTGGTGGAGTTTTAGGTACGACAAATATTATTGCCAGAGCTTCTAGTTACAGAAAAGGTGGTAGAGTAACTTATTCTTCATCTAATAGAAGTTATACAAATAGAGTAATGGCTAGTTATGCATCTGGGTTATTAGATGGTGGTTGGTCTTATGCTTTTATGGCAAGTAGAAGATGGGGAAATGAAGGTTACCAAGACGCTACTTTATATGATGCTAATTCTTTCTTTGCTACTGTAGAGAAAAAATTTAATGACAAACACAGTCTTAACTTTACAAGTATATACGCACCAAATAGAAGAGGTAAATCATCCCCTAATACTCAAGAGGTTTATGACTTAAAAGGCATAAAGTACAATGAATATTGGGGCTATTTAGATGGTGATAAGAAAAACTCTCGTATTAAAGAGACGGAAGAGCCTATCTTAATGCTTAACCATTATTGGGACATTAATAGCAGAACTTCTCTTAATACAAACGTGGCTTATCAATGGGGAAAATTAGGAAACAGTCGTTTAGATTTTCCTGGTGGTGCAAACCCAAGCCCTGCTTATTATCAAAAGTTACCTAGTTATTTCTTAGCTGACAGTGATGGTCCAGATTACGAAAACGCATATATCGCTGAGCAAGAATTTATAAACAACGGTCAAATAGACTGGAACAGAATTATTGATGCTAACCTTACAAATAACATAGACGGTAGTTATGCTGCTTATGCATTATACGAAGATCGTTCGGATGATTCTCAAGTAACAGTAAACACTATTTTAAACACAGAACTTACCGATAATATTGTTTTAAATGCTTCGGTAAACTATAAGAGTTTAAAGTCAGAAAACTTTGCTGAAATTATCGATTTATTAGGAAGTAATACAGGTGTTTTAAATGTAGATTCTTTTGATGGTTTCCAATTTGACATGAACAATCCAGACCAAGTTGCTTTTGAAGGAGATAAATATAGATACAATTATAACTTGTATGCAGACATCATTTCTGGTTATGCGCAAGGTGTTTTTAAATACAATAAAGTAGACTTTTATTTAGCTGGTAGTGTTACAAAAACAGATTACTACAGAGATGGTCTTTACAGAAATGAAGCAAATGCTAATAATTCTTATGGAAAAGGAGGCGAAGTAGATTTTACAGGTTTTGGTGCTAAAGCAGGTTTTACATATAAAATTTCTGGTAAGCACTTAATAGATGTTAACGGAGGGTATATTACTAGAGCACCTTCTTTAAGAAACACTTATTCTAACGCAAGAGCAAATCATGATGTTGTTGGTGTAGTTAATGGAGTTAATATTACAGGTCAAGATATTACCGAAGAAAAGATAACATCCTTTGACGCTAGTTATATCTTTAGATCTCCAATAGTTAATGCTCGTCTAACAGGTTTTTATACTAAGACAGAAGACGCTAATGAAATTTCTTTCTACTATGCAGATGGTATTGGTGGTTTCCTTGATGACCAAGGTAATGTACAAACAAACAACTTAGTTTCTGAGGTTTTACAAGGTGTTGATAAAAAACACATAGGAGCAGAACTTGGTATTGAAGCACAAGTAACACCAACAATAAAATTAAAAGGTGCTGCCTCTTATGGTCAATACACTTATGATAATAATCCTAATTTATACATCTCTGCAAACGACCAAGCTGCATTTTATGGAGAATCTAACTTAAAAGATTACAAAGTTGCTGGTGGTCCTCAAAAAGCCTATTCTATAGGGTTTGAATATAGAGATCCAGATTATTGGTGGTTTGGTGCAACTGCAAACTTCTTTGATGAAACTTACGTAGATGTAAGTCCTTTATTAAGAACTTCTAGTTTCTATACAGAGCCAACAGACGGATTACCAATGAACGATTATAATCCTGAAATTGCAAGAGAGCTTTTAAAACAAGAAGAGTTTGGTAACTACATGGTAGTTAATCTTATTGGAGGTAAGTCATGGAAAATTAATGATTATTTTATAGGTTTCTTTGCAAGTGTAGGGAACATATTAGATAAACAATATAGAACTGGTGGATTTGAGCAAGGTCGTAACGCTAATTACAGAGAGTTACTTGAAGACAACTCAAATCCTAAGCGTCGTTTTGGACCTAAATACTGGTATGGACGTGGCGCAAATTACTTTTTAAATGTATATTTTAGATTCTAA
- a CDS encoding T9SS type A sorting domain-containing protein — MKKLILLSIVLVNQLGFCQTITLAQTLDNTIQQGTVICSAEQITDNNYIRAFDINTLGYDQFNVVSVDFGVYSVNNEDDNYVVDVVIYQTDTFPEGSLMEVTRVSVPVSNADNGTLKHVPLNALVTDNFLVFAVSAQNISIPGNLNRIIIGSNSNGQTAPSYYQSTSCGYDIPNDIANLFPPPEIHLVMQVTGSPRLSLPEKQDELISVYPNPTNDIINVKLLNSDSIEKVRIYSVTGKLLCEGKESIINLSNFSKGLYLLKVETVSGKSTVKRIEKL, encoded by the coding sequence ATGAAGAAACTAATTCTCCTCTCTATAGTATTAGTTAATCAACTAGGTTTTTGTCAGACAATTACATTAGCACAAACACTTGATAATACTATACAACAGGGTACAGTAATATGCTCTGCAGAACAAATAACTGATAATAATTATATTAGAGCTTTTGATATCAATACCTTAGGATATGACCAGTTTAATGTTGTATCAGTAGATTTTGGTGTATATAGTGTTAATAATGAGGATGATAATTATGTAGTTGATGTTGTTATTTATCAAACAGATACCTTTCCAGAAGGAAGCTTAATGGAGGTGACAAGGGTTAGTGTTCCAGTTTCCAACGCTGATAATGGAACTTTAAAGCATGTACCTCTTAATGCGCTTGTTACTGATAATTTTTTAGTATTCGCTGTGAGTGCACAAAATATAAGTATACCAGGCAATCTTAATCGAATAATAATAGGAAGTAATTCAAATGGTCAGACAGCACCAAGTTATTATCAATCTACTAGTTGTGGTTATGACATTCCAAACGATATTGCAAATCTTTTTCCTCCGCCTGAAATTCATTTAGTGATGCAGGTAACGGGTAGCCCAAGACTTTCTTTGCCTGAAAAACAAGATGAGTTAATAAGTGTTTATCCGAATCCAACAAATGATATCATTAATGTTAAGTTACTAAATTCAGATAGTATTGAAAAGGTAAGGATTTACAGTGTAACAGGGAAACTTCTTTGTGAAGGAAAAGAAAGCATAATAAACCTATCTAACTTCAGTAAAGGACTTTATCTGTTGAAAGTTGAAACAGTCAGTGGTAAAAGCACAGTTAAAAGAATTGAAAAGTTATAA
- a CDS encoding endonuclease/exonuclease/phosphatase family protein has product MKTLKLSILFLLTLVFVNVNAQEKKKYKIHTVAFYNLENLFDTINDPLKYDEASPIMEMHEANRSEVYLAKVKNMAKVVADIGKEDTNNSPAVIGVSEVENRQVLVDLVNDPQLLDKDYGIVHFDSPDARGIDVALLYQKALFKPTDTSSFELKIYDDDTRERVYTRDQLLVSGKLDGELIHIIVNHWPSRRGGEARSRPKRVAAANLNKRIIDSLQSIDPYAKIITMGDLNDNPNNASLKEALKAESKKKKVGFKGIYNPFEDQFKKQGLGTTGYRDAWSLFDQILLTQPFLEKDYESFRYYKSGIFNKNYLTNKHGRYKGYPFRSFADGSFTDGFSDHFPVYVYLVKEVKDEGESTKN; this is encoded by the coding sequence ATGAAAACATTAAAACTCAGTATTTTATTTTTATTAACATTAGTATTTGTCAATGTAAATGCGCAAGAGAAGAAGAAATATAAAATTCATACAGTAGCATTTTACAATCTCGAAAACTTATTTGATACCATTAATGATCCTCTAAAATATGACGAGGCAAGTCCAATAATGGAAATGCACGAAGCTAATAGATCTGAAGTTTACCTAGCGAAAGTAAAAAATATGGCAAAGGTTGTAGCTGATATAGGTAAAGAAGATACTAATAATTCGCCAGCCGTGATAGGTGTTTCTGAGGTAGAAAACAGACAGGTATTGGTAGATTTGGTAAATGATCCACAATTATTAGATAAAGACTACGGAATTGTACATTTTGATTCGCCAGATGCTAGAGGAATAGACGTTGCGTTGTTATATCAAAAAGCACTTTTTAAGCCTACTGATACAAGTAGTTTTGAATTAAAGATTTATGATGATGATACAAGAGAGCGTGTTTATACAAGAGACCAATTGTTGGTTAGCGGAAAATTAGATGGTGAGTTAATTCATATTATAGTTAATCACTGGCCATCTAGAAGAGGTGGTGAAGCCAGAAGTAGACCAAAACGTGTAGCTGCTGCAAATTTGAATAAACGTATAATTGATTCTCTTCAGTCCATTGATCCCTATGCGAAGATTATCACAATGGGTGACTTAAATGATAACCCAAATAATGCAAGTTTAAAAGAAGCATTAAAAGCAGAGTCTAAGAAGAAAAAAGTAGGCTTTAAAGGAATTTATAATCCTTTTGAAGACCAATTTAAAAAGCAAGGTTTAGGAACAACAGGCTATAGAGATGCTTGGAGTTTGTTCGATCAGATATTATTGACACAACCATTTTTAGAAAAAGACTATGAGTCCTTTAGATATTACAAGTCAGGAATATTTAATAAGAATTACTTAACTAATAAGCATGGACGCTATAAAGGTTATCCTTTTAGAAGTTTTGCAGATGGAAGTTTTACAGATGGTTTTAGTGACCACTTTCCAGTATATGTTTATTTGGTCAAAGAAGTAAAGGACGAAGGGGAGTCAACTAAGAATTAA
- a CDS encoding DUF5689 domain-containing protein — MKTTKLLTLLLAIFASISITSCVEDDDYSIPNSLGNEENAGLVQIMADLNAGTLTEISIADLKALYQAYEDGQSGFDYDHFIQIPDNLVVKGYVTSSDATGNFYKEFYMQDAPENPTAAIGVLLNQVDSYNQFNIGREVYVKLKDMYVGYNSNEVISVGGKPDGDQVGQFTANQIPTKIFRSEVTETIVPLQVNLSEINEGHVGFFVTATDVQFPENLEGSTYGDPTEDFDTRRTLQACEGFGYSNFLVETSSFANFYNTPLPTQGGTISAVVLKSYGGDDLVLLINELSDVEFSNARCMPLDINDFTVVFEDGFDGGLSQWTTFNVTGAQVWGTTNFGNPAPSAYMNGYSGGAQENEDWLISEAIDLSAVTNTFFFFETDKRYDGNDLEVYMSTDYSGGDPNSNGTWTMLDATMDPNANSWNTWTNSGSIDVSSADGQMLYIAFKYTSTSSAAATFELDNVTVLGL, encoded by the coding sequence ATGAAAACAACTAAATTATTAACACTCTTACTTGCCATCTTTGCAAGTATCTCAATTACATCTTGTGTTGAAGATGACGATTACAGTATTCCTAACAGCTTAGGAAATGAAGAAAACGCTGGTTTAGTACAAATCATGGCTGATTTGAATGCAGGTACTTTAACTGAAATTTCAATAGCAGATTTAAAAGCACTTTACCAAGCATACGAAGATGGGCAAAGTGGTTTTGATTACGACCACTTCATTCAAATTCCTGACAACTTAGTTGTTAAAGGTTATGTAACTTCTTCTGATGCTACTGGTAACTTTTACAAAGAATTTTATATGCAAGATGCACCTGAAAATCCAACAGCTGCAATTGGTGTTCTCTTAAATCAAGTTGACTCATACAACCAATTTAATATTGGGCGTGAGGTATATGTAAAACTTAAGGACATGTATGTTGGTTACAATTCTAACGAAGTTATCTCTGTAGGTGGTAAGCCAGATGGTGATCAAGTAGGTCAATTTACTGCAAACCAAATACCAACTAAGATTTTTAGATCTGAAGTAACAGAAACTATTGTTCCTTTACAGGTTAATCTTTCTGAAATAAACGAAGGACATGTAGGATTTTTTGTAACTGCAACAGACGTTCAATTCCCAGAGAATTTAGAAGGTAGTACTTATGGAGACCCAACTGAAGATTTTGATACCAGAAGAACGCTTCAAGCTTGTGAAGGATTTGGTTATTCTAACTTCTTGGTAGAGACTAGTTCTTTTGCTAATTTCTATAACACTCCATTACCAACTCAAGGAGGAACTATTTCTGCAGTAGTTTTAAAATCTTATGGTGGAGATGATTTAGTTCTATTAATCAATGAGCTTAGTGATGTTGAGTTTAGCAATGCACGTTGTATGCCATTAGATATCAATGATTTTACTGTTGTTTTTGAAGATGGTTTTGATGGTGGATTAAGCCAATGGACAACTTTTAACGTTACAGGTGCGCAAGTATGGGGAACAACTAACTTTGGAAACCCAGCACCAAGTGCTTACATGAATGGTTATTCTGGTGGTGCTCAAGAAAATGAAGATTGGTTAATTTCTGAAGCTATAGATTTATCTGCTGTTACTAACACTTTCTTTTTCTTTGAAACTGATAAGCGTTACGACGGAAACGATTTAGAAGTATATATGTCTACAGATTATTCTGGTGGTGACCCTAACTCTAATGGTACTTGGACAATGTTAGATGCAACTATGGATCCTAATGCTAATAGCTGGAATACCTGGACAAACTCTGGTAGTATTGATGTTTCTAGTGCTGATGGACAAATGTTATACATTGCATTTAAATACACTTCTACTTCATCTGCAGCTGCAACTTTTGAATTAGACAACGTTACTGTATTAGGTTTATAA
- a CDS encoding cation transporter translates to MKKFKNIIVASALLLALTSCKDKAEPEVKTVDVEVGAKEVASTLDPNATYAKVEFGIEGMTCAVGCAKTIEKKMAKMDGVKSAKVDFDKRLAMVEYDEAKVTPKSLEEAVAKVSDVYKVKDMKVVDGFGGEAKKCKEDCNKACCADKTEAEKKACKEDCKKPCCKKEENKTE, encoded by the coding sequence ATGAAAAAATTTAAGAATATAATCGTTGCTTCTGCACTGCTTTTAGCTTTAACGTCTTGTAAAGACAAAGCTGAGCCAGAAGTGAAAACTGTAGATGTTGAGGTAGGTGCTAAAGAAGTTGCCAGTACTTTAGACCCTAATGCAACTTATGCTAAAGTAGAATTTGGAATTGAAGGTATGACCTGTGCAGTAGGATGTGCAAAAACTATTGAAAAGAAAATGGCTAAAATGGATGGTGTAAAATCTGCAAAAGTAGATTTTGACAAACGTTTAGCAATGGTTGAGTATGATGAGGCTAAAGTAACACCAAAATCTTTAGAGGAGGCAGTTGCTAAAGTTAGTGATGTATACAAAGTAAAAGACATGAAGGTTGTAGATGGCTTTGGTGGTGAGGCAAAAAAATGTAAAGAAGATTGTAATAAAGCATGCTGTGCTGACAAAACAGAAGCAGAAAAGAAAGCTTGTAAAGAAGACTGTAAAAAGCCATGCTGTAAAAAAGAAGAAAACAAAACTGAATAG